One stretch of Gemmatimonadota bacterium DNA includes these proteins:
- a CDS encoding DEAD/DEAH box helicase: MEKMALSGTPWRGNPLNQWGTLHWLDLGATELRRHAERWFQIEENDDYRVIESVRPDVEHEFGIETDVTMMRRTKGEVAPWLPSKVYAGTRLDPKNDESPIGVWLDMGVKQAKAYEDMTLNAVARLESGELSAIGVLAEMTRQKQFACSYGDVTRVLRLIPDSSLKEWADTFAPGLPSNKWEWIVEFLDERGINKEPWGDGKVVIGSWQTGLLNIFKAQLDRLRIPSLIITGQTKNADRAVAKAKFQKPGGPRVFLLNTYAGGVSLTLDRADDMVVIDETWVPDDRRSS; the protein is encoded by the coding sequence GTGGAGAAGATGGCCCTGAGCGGGACGCCCTGGCGCGGTAACCCGCTGAACCAATGGGGCACGCTCCACTGGCTCGACCTGGGCGCCACCGAGCTTCGCCGCCATGCTGAGCGCTGGTTCCAGATCGAAGAGAACGACGATTACCGCGTCATTGAATCCGTCCGGCCGGACGTCGAACACGAGTTCGGTATTGAGACGGACGTGACCATGATGCGTCGGACAAAGGGCGAGGTCGCACCCTGGCTGCCGAGCAAGGTGTACGCCGGAACGCGGCTGGACCCGAAGAACGACGAGAGCCCTATTGGCGTCTGGCTCGATATGGGCGTCAAGCAGGCCAAGGCATATGAGGACATGACGCTGAATGCGGTAGCGCGCCTGGAGTCGGGCGAGCTGTCGGCTATCGGCGTCCTGGCGGAGATGACGCGACAGAAGCAGTTCGCCTGTTCCTATGGCGATGTGACGCGCGTCCTCCGCCTGATACCGGACTCATCGCTGAAGGAGTGGGCCGACACATTCGCGCCCGGCCTCCCATCGAACAAGTGGGAGTGGATTGTCGAGTTCCTCGACGAACGCGGCATCAACAAGGAGCCGTGGGGCGACGGAAAGGTTGTGATTGGGTCCTGGCAGACCGGGCTGCTTAACATATTCAAGGCGCAGCTGGACCGGCTGCGGATTCCGAGCCTCATCATCACCGGCCAGACGAAGAATGCCGACCGCGCGGTGGCCAAGGCTAAGTTCCAGAAGCCGGGCGGTCCGCGCGTATTCCTGTTGAATACATATGCGGGCGGCGTATCCCTGACGCTCGACCGCGCAGACGATATGGTCGTGATCGACGAGACCTGGGTGCCGGACGACCGCAGGAGCAGTTGA
- a CDS encoding peptidoglycan-binding protein, which translates to MHVEICDNEAAVRAAANWVRGVASKGAPALTSSPFLEYGMQGEAVKELQRVLNCWYPSLTPLVEDGDFGAATKARVEYFQKAAGLTVDGIVGPATRKGLGL; encoded by the coding sequence ATGCACGTGGAGATCTGCGACAATGAGGCCGCGGTCCGCGCGGCTGCCAACTGGGTCCGGGGTGTCGCTTCAAAGGGCGCACCGGCCCTCACGTCCTCGCCGTTCCTGGAGTACGGGATGCAGGGCGAGGCTGTCAAGGAGCTGCAGCGGGTCCTCAACTGCTGGTACCCAAGCCTGACGCCGCTGGTGGAAGACGGCGACTTTGGCGCCGCCACCAAGGCGCGCGTCGAATACTTCCAGAAGGCCGCCGGGCTGACGGTCGATGGAATCGTTGGACCCGCTACCAGAAAGGGACTCGGACTGTGA
- a CDS encoding AAA family ATPase, giving the protein MTHSSWAGTQVPAPPPHRNLIGEAGPHRCPRADRAAASRGRGSARATIHSFLYGQPVFGECECGSDNKNHDARCPALKMSFLQRGLFNAAGEIVEEVPPVLIIVDEASMVNEKMAKDLIAKGVPILAVGDPGQLPPVEGAFPVSAS; this is encoded by the coding sequence ATGACCCATTCTTCCTGGGCGGGTACGCAGGTTCCGGCGCCACCACCTCATCGCAACCTGATCGGCGAGGCCGGGCCACACCGTTGTCCTCGCGCTGACCGCGCCGCCGCGTCCCGGGGGCGCGGTAGCGCGCGCGCAACCATCCACAGCTTCCTGTACGGCCAGCCGGTGTTCGGCGAGTGCGAGTGCGGGTCGGACAACAAGAACCACGATGCGAGGTGCCCGGCGCTGAAGATGTCTTTCCTCCAGCGCGGCCTGTTCAACGCCGCTGGGGAGATCGTGGAGGAGGTTCCGCCGGTCCTGATCATCGTCGATGAGGCGTCGATGGTGAATGAGAAGATGGCCAAGGACCTGATCGCCAAGGGCGTGCCGATCCTCGCCGTGGGCGACCCGGGCCAGCTGCCGCCGGTCGAGGGCGCTTTTCCGGTTTCGGCGAGCTGA
- a CDS encoding ATP-binding domain-containing protein — MRALTVSSPCRPGSRASAGRRSGKTSPPWTSGTASGTRACGNLYAITSTRRSGSEWDHVLIAQDGNRDRKWLYTAITRAKERMMLCLGTD; from the coding sequence CTGAGGGCCCTGACCGTTTCTTCGCCATGTCGGCCTGGAAGCAGGGCTTCGGCGGGGCGCAGGAGTGGAAAGACCTCTCCACCATGGACTTCCGGTACCGCGTCCGGCACGCGCGCGTGTGGCAACCTGTACGCCATCACCAGCACTCGGCGCAGCGGCTCGGAATGGGACCACGTCCTGATCGCTCAGGACGGGAACCGCGACCGTAAGTGGCTCTACACCGCTATCACTCGCGCAAAGGAGCGCATGATGCTCTGCTTGGGGACGGACTGA